A single genomic interval of Christensenellaceae bacterium 44-20 harbors:
- a CDS encoding carbohydrate kinase family protein: MFDVISAGDIMIDFSQCGYGPNGNPAYEMNPGGAPANMLVACSLLGGKTAFIGKVGDDLFGRHVASALKKYGISDEGVVYTRDDHTMISFVSFDDEGDRSFYFVGKGVDHLLTPEEISQSVLERAKIIYATYGLAKSESGRASLRFLQEYAEKHGKLFAVDPNYRPESSLHNPATVKQEFTDYIARADIVKLSEVELKLLTGLGDSPEECREGAERISKIGREKRAVFITLGAKGAYYYSKEESGYDPGFRVKAVDTTGCGDSFLGAILYHLACEPQTPLSKAVRIANAVGALCAMKQGAFDAMPTRAEVEAFLAEQGA; the protein is encoded by the coding sequence ATGTTTGATGTAATTTCCGCCGGCGATATTATGATCGATTTTTCCCAGTGCGGCTATGGACCAAATGGAAACCCTGCCTATGAGATGAACCCGGGCGGAGCGCCGGCAAATATGCTGGTTGCCTGCTCGCTTTTGGGCGGAAAAACCGCTTTCATTGGCAAAGTGGGAGACGACCTCTTCGGCAGGCATGTGGCAAGTGCATTAAAAAAATATGGCATTTCCGATGAAGGAGTCGTCTATACCAGAGATGACCACACGATGATCTCCTTTGTCTCCTTTGACGATGAGGGCGACCGCAGTTTCTATTTTGTGGGAAAAGGCGTGGATCACCTGTTGACCCCGGAAGAGATTAGCCAAAGCGTCCTAGAGAGGGCAAAGATCATTTACGCCACATACGGCCTTGCCAAAAGCGAATCTGGCAGGGCATCCCTTCGGTTCTTGCAGGAATATGCTGAAAAGCATGGCAAGCTATTTGCCGTCGATCCCAACTACCGGCCGGAAAGCTCTCTGCATAACCCGGCTACCGTCAAGCAGGAATTTACCGATTATATTGCCAGGGCAGATATCGTCAAACTATCCGAAGTGGAGCTGAAACTGCTGACCGGCCTTGGGGATTCCCCGGAAGAATGCCGGGAAGGGGCAGAGCGCATCAGCAAAATCGGCCGCGAAAAGCGGGCTGTCTTCATTACGCTTGGCGCAAAAGGCGCATATTACTACTCCAAAGAGGAGAGCGGGTATGACCCTGGGTTTCGCGTTAAGGCTGTGGATACGACAGGCTGCGGCGATTCCTTCCTTGGGGCCATTCTCTATCATCTTGCCTGCGAACCGCAGACACCGCTCTCAAAAGCAGTGCGCATAGCCAATGCCGTCGGCGCACTTTGCGCCATGAAGCAAGGCGCTTTTGATGCTATGCCGACCAGAGCAGAAGTGGAAGCATTTTTAGCAGAACAAGGGGCATAA
- a CDS encoding helix-turn-helix transcriptional regulator, with product MNLCGVIGKNLKELRMKSSQSQEDLAKKIGISASNLREIEYGTGNPTVATLERIAEGLHVPTGALVSSNMNENEVYIRESIFSYLKFIQHMPPERQTLVVRMFEQLVLLLRGD from the coding sequence ATGAATTTATGTGGTGTTATTGGGAAAAATCTAAAAGAGCTTCGCATGAAGAGCAGTCAGTCGCAAGAGGATTTGGCAAAAAAAATTGGTATTAGCGCATCTAACTTGCGCGAGATTGAGTATGGAACGGGCAACCCGACAGTCGCGACATTGGAGCGCATTGCCGAAGGGCTGCATGTGCCGACAGGCGCCCTGGTCTCGAGCAACATGAATGAAAATGAGGTTTACATTAGAGAATCTATCTTTTCTTATCTCAAATTTATTCAACACATGCCGCCCGAGCGGCAAACTTTAGTCGTTCGCATGTTTGAGCAGTTGGTTTTACTGCTGAGAGGCGACTAA
- a CDS encoding helix-turn-helix transcriptional regulator: protein MQEKEKKSELCKFVGANLREIRAKMNLSQETVANETSLSVSHYRGIEQGRGNPSIQTLERISDTLHISLQEILTRGMHSAPDYFSLQDFALSEEDTLFFKNLLQQIIDLLVYKKS, encoded by the coding sequence ATGCAAGAAAAGGAAAAGAAAAGTGAGTTATGCAAATTTGTCGGAGCAAATCTAAGGGAGATAAGAGCAAAAATGAATTTATCTCAAGAGACAGTGGCAAATGAAACGAGCCTTAGCGTATCGCACTATCGCGGCATTGAGCAAGGCCGCGGCAACCCGAGCATTCAAACACTGGAGAGGATTTCCGATACGCTCCATATCAGCTTGCAGGAAATCTTGACAAGAGGGATGCATAGCGCACCAGACTATTTTTCTCTTCAGGATTTTGCGCTTTCGGAGGAAGACACACTCTTTTTCAAAAATCTCTTACAGCAGATCATCGATTTGCTTGTCTATAAAAAATCTTAG
- a CDS encoding thiamine diphosphokinase, with protein sequence MKKQGACYIVGAGEFTPLYRIPAEEDYVIAADGGYRYLQQMGIYPDLVLGDFDSLLEKPQHDHLIELPAEKDDTDMLYAIKFGLEKGFKTFYLYGGMGGRFDHTVANLQSLAFLSQHGAAGFLFGKEDVTTVLSNPSVRFDSGAEGYISLFSFGEHCSGVCIRGLKYELENASLCHTFPIGTSNEFIQKESEIAVAQGSALLVFGQKNLAHLKRIDQRLDNQ encoded by the coding sequence ATGAAAAAACAAGGAGCTTGCTATATCGTTGGGGCCGGGGAGTTTACACCGCTTTACCGCATCCCGGCAGAAGAAGACTATGTGATCGCCGCAGACGGCGGTTACCGTTATTTACAGCAAATGGGCATCTACCCGGATCTGGTTTTGGGAGATTTTGATTCTCTGCTTGAAAAACCACAGCATGATCATCTGATCGAACTGCCTGCCGAAAAAGACGATACTGATATGCTCTATGCCATCAAATTTGGCCTGGAAAAGGGATTTAAAACTTTCTATCTTTATGGCGGAATGGGGGGGCGCTTTGATCATACCGTGGCCAATTTGCAGTCTCTCGCGTTTTTAAGCCAGCATGGCGCCGCCGGGTTTCTTTTCGGAAAAGAGGACGTAACGACTGTTCTAAGCAATCCTTCCGTGCGTTTTGATTCTGGCGCAGAAGGCTATATTTCGCTTTTCTCTTTTGGGGAACACTGCAGCGGCGTGTGCATCCGCGGCCTAAAATACGAACTGGAAAACGCTTCGCTCTGCCACACATTTCCCATCGGCACCAGCAATGAGTTCATCCAAAAGGAGAGTGAAATTGCGGTTGCGCAGGGCTCGGCTCTTCTGGTGTTCGGGCAAAAAAACCTGGCGCATCTGAAACGAATCGATCAAAGGCTTGACAATCAGTAA
- a CDS encoding MarR family winged helix-turn-helix transcriptional regulator codes for METWKRDIFFSGITNIYKQCQQYRFKTTDDKDFTLNEVVVLVFLSEYSGQNTIKAISEQLNISKGLVSRSVESLRKRGFLATQTDADDRRKVLLTLLPEAQPYVQYFKQRQERFDRRILQGISEQELETAIQTFQKMLKNIMEIVEEE; via the coding sequence ATGGAGACTTGGAAAAGAGATATTTTTTTCTCGGGTATTACAAATATTTATAAGCAATGCCAGCAATACCGCTTCAAAACCACAGACGACAAAGATTTTACGTTAAACGAAGTGGTGGTATTGGTGTTTTTATCAGAGTATTCTGGGCAAAATACCATCAAGGCGATTAGTGAGCAGCTAAATATCTCCAAGGGGTTGGTGAGCCGCTCGGTGGAGTCGCTCAGAAAGCGCGGTTTTTTGGCAACGCAGACGGACGCGGACGATCGCAGAAAGGTTTTGCTGACGCTTCTGCCCGAAGCGCAGCCTTATGTGCAGTATTTTAAACAGCGCCAAGAACGCTTTGACCGCCGCATCTTGCAGGGTATTTCCGAGCAGGAACTGGAAACTGCCATTCAAACTTTTCAAAAGATGCTGAAAAATATTATGGAGATCGTCGAGGAAGAATAA